The following are encoded in a window of Sulfitobacter sp. S190 genomic DNA:
- a CDS encoding sigma-54 dependent transcriptional regulator: MDGTVLVADDDRTIRTVLTQALTRAGCKVHATSSLTTLMRWVGEGKGDVVISDVMMPDGNGLEMLPKIAEDRPDLPVIVISAQNTIMTAIKAAEAQAYDYLPKPFDLPELMKRVARALERVGTPRAPSGNAPEKDEDDLPMVGRTAVMQALYRVIARVMNTDIPVLIWGESGTGKSLIARAIHDLSDRRSLPFVTVTEADLSDIDGPARVLAKVRGGTLLIDEIGDISHEVQARITRMMDADHDNPPRFVATSQVDLSGDQVDSPLRRDLYYRLSGATLHVPALRDRVEDIPLLALHFLEKSDVHAAGPRALSAPADKIFSNYSWPGNVRQLEHAMRQLALTSRAVEITQAEAEQVVGGQPSAEPLVAYGNTEKLGASVERHLKRYFDLHGNMLPPPGLYQRILREIEAPLIEISLAATSGNQAKCAELLGINRNTLRKKITDLEIEVTRGRKMM; the protein is encoded by the coding sequence ATGGATGGCACGGTACTGGTTGCGGACGATGACCGCACAATCCGCACGGTTCTTACCCAGGCGCTGACGCGCGCGGGGTGCAAGGTGCACGCCACGTCGAGCCTGACCACGCTGATGCGGTGGGTCGGCGAGGGCAAGGGTGACGTTGTCATCTCGGACGTCATGATGCCGGACGGCAACGGATTGGAGATGCTGCCCAAAATCGCCGAAGACCGGCCGGACCTTCCCGTGATCGTCATATCGGCCCAAAACACGATCATGACCGCGATCAAGGCAGCCGAAGCGCAGGCCTACGATTATCTGCCCAAACCTTTCGATCTGCCCGAGTTGATGAAGCGGGTGGCTCGTGCGCTCGAACGTGTGGGCACGCCGCGCGCGCCATCTGGCAATGCGCCCGAAAAGGACGAAGATGATCTGCCGATGGTGGGCCGCACCGCGGTAATGCAGGCGCTCTACCGTGTGATCGCGCGGGTCATGAATACCGACATCCCGGTGTTGATCTGGGGCGAAAGCGGCACGGGCAAGTCCTTGATTGCCCGCGCCATTCACGATCTTTCCGACCGGCGCAGCCTGCCTTTTGTAACCGTGACCGAGGCGGACCTGTCGGACATTGACGGCCCCGCGCGTGTCTTGGCCAAGGTGCGCGGCGGTACATTGCTGATCGACGAGATAGGCGACATCAGTCACGAGGTACAGGCGCGCATCACGCGGATGATGGATGCAGATCACGACAATCCGCCGCGATTTGTTGCCACGTCGCAGGTGGACTTGAGCGGCGATCAGGTCGACAGCCCCTTGCGGCGCGATCTTTATTACCGTTTGTCCGGTGCGACGCTTCATGTGCCCGCCTTGCGCGACAGGGTCGAGGACATTCCGCTGCTGGCGCTGCATTTTCTGGAAAAATCCGATGTTCACGCCGCCGGACCAAGGGCGCTGTCTGCCCCGGCCGACAAGATCTTTTCGAACTATTCATGGCCCGGGAATGTGCGCCAGCTCGAGCACGCGATGCGCCAACTCGCACTCACCAGCCGCGCCGTCGAAATCACGCAGGCCGAGGCCGAACAGGTCGTCGGAGGGCAGCCTTCCGCCGAGCCTCTGGTCGCTTACGGCAATACGGAAAAGCTGGGCGCAAGTGTGGAGCGGCATCTCAAGCGTTACTTTGATCTGCACGGGAATATGCTGCCACCGCCCGGGCTCTATCAGCGTATCCTGCGTGAAATAGAAGCGCCATTGATCGAAATTTCGCTCGCCGCAACCAGCGGAAATCAGGCTAAATGTGCCGAATTGCTCGGGATCAACCGCAATACCTTGCGCAAGAAGATTACGGACCTCGAAATAGAGGTTACACGCGGCCGCAAAATGATGTAA
- a CDS encoding nitrogen regulation protein NR(II), translating to MTERPDRNLTEERPLWASLPVPSVLIAPDDTIADVNAAAEGFLNASHKAVYGQPVWDIIAVDAPLEDAFAKARARGTTLFVNDVDVGSGQRAPLQCGLQIAPLSGAAGVMIMMISPRELAGRMTQNHSVKSAAKSAIGMAEMLAHEIKNPLAGITGAAQLLSMNLSQDDLELTDLIVAESRRIVKLLEQVEQFGNLTTPVREAVNLHDVLDRARRSALLGFGAHMKIIEDYDPSLPAALGDKDQLLQVVLNLVKNASEAAGGRGGTIRLHSYYEHSFRLRRADGQGMALPLQIEVIDDGPGLPENIKGDVFDPFVSGRENGTGLGLALVSKIISEHGGWISVDSVPGQTVFRISLPRADANTEAARVAANKESG from the coding sequence ATGACCGAGCGCCCCGACCGAAACCTGACCGAAGAGCGCCCCCTGTGGGCATCGCTGCCCGTGCCGTCGGTTCTGATCGCGCCCGATGACACCATCGCCGACGTGAACGCCGCCGCCGAGGGGTTTCTCAACGCCTCGCACAAGGCGGTCTACGGCCAGCCTGTGTGGGACATCATCGCAGTGGACGCGCCGCTTGAAGACGCGTTTGCCAAGGCGCGCGCCCGCGGCACCACGCTTTTTGTCAACGATGTGGATGTCGGCAGCGGCCAGCGGGCCCCGCTCCAGTGCGGCTTGCAGATTGCGCCGCTTTCGGGGGCGGCTGGGGTCATGATCATGATGATCTCGCCGCGTGAGCTGGCCGGGCGCATGACACAGAACCATTCGGTCAAATCTGCCGCGAAATCCGCCATAGGCATGGCAGAAATGCTCGCCCATGAGATCAAGAATCCGCTCGCCGGCATCACGGGGGCGGCGCAGTTGCTCAGCATGAACCTCAGTCAGGATGATCTTGAGCTGACAGATCTGATTGTTGCCGAAAGCAGGCGGATCGTGAAGCTGCTCGAACAAGTTGAACAATTCGGTAACCTGACGACGCCGGTGCGCGAAGCGGTCAATCTGCACGACGTTCTGGACCGCGCGCGCCGTTCGGCCCTTCTGGGTTTCGGCGCGCATATGAAGATCATCGAGGACTACGACCCGTCCTTGCCCGCGGCGCTCGGTGACAAGGATCAATTGCTGCAAGTCGTGCTCAACCTTGTGAAGAACGCCTCCGAAGCGGCAGGCGGTCGGGGCGGCACGATCAGGCTGCACAGCTACTACGAACACTCCTTCCGGCTGCGGCGTGCGGACGGGCAGGGCATGGCATTGCCGCTCCAGATCGAGGTGATCGATGACGGACCGGGCTTGCCCGAAAACATCAAGGGCGACGTGTTCGATCCCTTCGTGTCAGGCCGCGAGAACGGCACCGGGCTGGGTCTCGCCCTCGTGAGCAAGATCATATCGGAGCATGGCGGCTGGATCTCGGTCGACAGCGTTCCCGGCCAGACGGTTTTTCGGATTTCTCTGCCCCGTGCAGATGCAAATACAGAAGCGGCCCGCGTGGCTGCCAACAAGGAGAGCGGATAA
- the dusB gene encoding tRNA dihydrouridine synthase DusB, which yields MAKSNGVCTRIKHISSALPLDLTPPVFLAPMAGITDLPFRALVAEFGAGLVVSEMIASQELLTARPGTREKAELGIGVAGTSVQIAGREAAPMAEAARRIAGQGARIIDINMGCPAKKVTSGASGSALMKTPDHALSLIEAVVEAVDVPVTLKTRLGWDNDMLNAAGIARRAEEAGIRMITIHGRTRCQFYKGKADWAAIKGVVDAVDIPVIANGDITDADTARTALAQSGAAGVMIGRAVQGQPWLLAQIAQALYATPAPTVPTGDGFAAMVARHYEHILSFYGTDLGVRVARKHLGWYMDTAGTDPVQRRGVLTARTAAEVLARLPDAFGAAPLGHVA from the coding sequence ATGGCTAAGTCAAATGGGGTCTGCACAAGGATTAAGCATATCTCCTCCGCCTTGCCTCTTGATCTCACGCCCCCCGTGTTTCTGGCGCCTATGGCCGGGATCACGGATTTGCCGTTCCGCGCGCTGGTGGCCGAGTTTGGCGCGGGGCTTGTCGTATCCGAGATGATCGCGAGCCAAGAGCTGCTGACGGCACGCCCCGGCACGCGCGAGAAGGCAGAGTTGGGAATAGGCGTGGCAGGTACGTCGGTGCAGATCGCGGGCCGAGAGGCCGCTCCGATGGCGGAAGCCGCGCGGCGGATCGCGGGGCAGGGCGCGCGGATCATCGACATCAACATGGGGTGTCCCGCGAAAAAGGTAACGTCAGGCGCGTCCGGGTCGGCGTTGATGAAGACGCCCGATCACGCGCTGAGCCTCATCGAGGCGGTCGTGGAAGCTGTCGATGTGCCGGTCACTCTCAAGACCCGACTGGGGTGGGACAACGACATGCTGAACGCAGCTGGCATCGCACGGCGTGCCGAAGAAGCCGGCATCCGGATGATCACGATCCACGGACGCACGCGGTGTCAGTTCTACAAGGGCAAGGCCGATTGGGCCGCGATCAAAGGTGTTGTTGACGCGGTCGACATTCCCGTCATCGCAAATGGCGATATCACCGACGCCGACACCGCGCGCACGGCTCTGGCGCAATCGGGGGCTGCGGGTGTGATGATCGGGCGGGCGGTTCAGGGCCAGCCTTGGCTGTTGGCCCAGATTGCGCAAGCCCTTTACGCAACACCCGCGCCGACGGTGCCCACCGGCGATGGCTTCGCCGCGATGGTCGCGCGTCATTATGAGCATATCCTGTCGTTCTATGGAACCGATCTCGGGGTGCGCGTCGCCCGCAAGCATCTGGGCTGGTACATGGACACTGCGGGCACAGATCCGGTGCAACGGCGTGGTGTCCTCACGGCGCGCACCGCGGCCGAGGTATTGGCACGGCTTCCGGATGCGTTTGGTGCCGCCCCTCTGGGGCATGTGGCATGA
- a CDS encoding bifunctional 2-C-methyl-D-erythritol 4-phosphate cytidylyltransferase/2-C-methyl-D-erythritol 2,4-cyclodiphosphate synthase yields the protein MHVTAIIVAAGKGTRAGGPVAKQWQPLAGQRVIDHTLRAFQDHPAITDIVIVVSDADFDRVADIADNDIAIASGGATRTESVRNGLAACPQADLVLIHDGARPCVSADVISGVCAALGQAQAAAPGLPITDALWHGADGHVVGTQDRSTLFAAQTPQGFDRRALLAAYAQAEGPADDDVAIARAAGMAVAITAGAADNIKITMPADFARAARVLESRMDIRTGNGFDVHAFGPGDYVTLCGVTVPHDRGLVGHSDADVGLHTVTDAIYGALAAGDIGTHFPPSDPQWKGAASDIFLRHAKDMARDRGFTLTHVDCTLICEQPKIGPHAAAMRDRLADILGVALDRVSVKATTSERLGFTGREEGIACLATATLVKS from the coding sequence ATGCACGTTACAGCCATCATCGTCGCTGCAGGCAAGGGAACGCGCGCCGGCGGTCCTGTCGCCAAGCAATGGCAACCGCTCGCGGGCCAGCGGGTCATAGATCATACCCTGCGCGCGTTTCAGGATCACCCGGCAATCACCGATATCGTCATCGTTGTGTCGGATGCAGATTTCGACCGCGTTGCTGATATTGCGGATAATGATATTGCAATAGCGTCGGGTGGCGCCACCCGTACCGAATCCGTTCGCAACGGACTTGCGGCCTGCCCACAGGCGGATCTCGTATTGATTCATGACGGGGCGCGCCCTTGCGTGTCCGCCGATGTAATAAGCGGCGTCTGCGCGGCATTGGGCCAAGCCCAAGCCGCTGCCCCCGGCTTGCCCATCACGGATGCCCTGTGGCACGGCGCGGACGGTCATGTTGTGGGCACGCAAGACCGCAGCACCCTCTTTGCCGCGCAGACACCGCAAGGATTTGACCGGCGCGCCTTGCTCGCGGCCTACGCGCAAGCCGAGGGGCCCGCCGATGATGATGTCGCCATTGCCCGTGCCGCGGGAATGGCGGTTGCCATCACCGCTGGCGCCGCAGACAATATCAAGATTACAATGCCCGCAGATTTTGCCCGGGCGGCAAGAGTGTTGGAGAGCAGAATGGACATTCGGACAGGCAACGGGTTCGACGTGCATGCCTTCGGGCCGGGGGATTACGTAACGCTGTGCGGTGTCACGGTGCCGCATGATCGCGGGCTCGTCGGCCATTCGGATGCCGATGTCGGCTTGCACACCGTAACGGACGCGATTTACGGCGCGCTCGCTGCCGGTGATATCGGCACCCATTTCCCTCCGTCCGATCCGCAATGGAAAGGGGCCGCAAGCGATATTTTCCTGCGGCACGCCAAGGATATGGCCCGCGACCGCGGATTCACGTTGACCCATGTTGATTGCACCCTGATCTGCGAACAGCCCAAGATTGGGCCACATGCCGCCGCCATGCGCGACCGTCTGGCCGATATTCTGGGCGTCGCGCTCGACCGCGTGTCCGTTAAGGCCACGACATCCGAACGCCTTGGCTTCACGGGCCGCGAAGAAGGGATTGCCTGTCTTGCGACGGCGACTTTGGTGAAGTCATGA
- a CDS encoding phosphatidylglycerophosphatase A, with protein MTLARMIATLLGAGYIRPAPGTWGSLVALPWAWLVHVIGGFPLLVLATVAAFFKGWWATAKLTEGSDDHDPSEIVVDELVGQWIALMPLSLASWRMGIDITVMWPGWIAAFLLFRLFDIWKPWLVGRADRRGDALGVMLDDVIAGVFAAIGVLVLAGLYHAR; from the coding sequence ATGACGCTGGCCCGGATGATCGCTACTTTGCTGGGCGCGGGATATATCCGCCCTGCCCCTGGCACGTGGGGGTCTCTCGTCGCATTGCCGTGGGCGTGGCTGGTGCACGTCATCGGCGGGTTTCCTTTGCTGGTGCTCGCCACGGTCGCTGCATTTTTCAAGGGATGGTGGGCAACCGCCAAGCTGACCGAAGGCAGCGACGATCACGATCCTTCCGAAATCGTGGTCGATGAACTGGTTGGCCAGTGGATCGCTCTCATGCCCCTGTCGCTGGCAAGTTGGCGCATGGGGATCGATATCACGGTGATGTGGCCGGGCTGGATTGCCGCATTTTTGCTGTTCAGGCTGTTCGACATCTGGAAGCCGTGGCTGGTCGGCCGGGCCGATCGACGCGGCGATGCGCTTGGCGTGATGCTGGACGACGTGATCGCGGGTGTCTTTGCCGCGATCGGTGTGCTGGTGCTGGCCGGACTTTACCATGCGCGCTGA
- a CDS encoding CinA family protein codes for MRADILTRARDLGVMIATAESCTAGMVAAALTDLPGSSAAFDRGFVTYTNAAKEQMLGVESATLEAVGAVSPEVAAEMAQGALERSNAQLAVSLTGIAGPGGSEHKPEGRVCFGVATGSGTATTTVDFGALGRAEVRAAARDHALRLLYDALHEMPEN; via the coding sequence ATGCGCGCTGACATCCTGACGCGGGCGCGTGATCTGGGTGTCATGATCGCCACGGCAGAAAGCTGTACCGCGGGTATGGTCGCCGCAGCGCTTACCGATTTACCGGGATCTTCGGCGGCATTTGACAGAGGGTTCGTCACCTATACCAACGCTGCCAAAGAACAAATGCTCGGTGTTGAGAGCGCTACACTGGAGGCCGTCGGGGCCGTGTCGCCCGAAGTTGCCGCGGAAATGGCGCAAGGGGCGCTTGAAAGATCGAACGCGCAGCTGGCGGTGTCCCTGACCGGTATCGCCGGACCGGGCGGATCGGAGCATAAACCCGAAGGGCGCGTCTGCTTCGGAGTGGCAACCGGATCGGGAACAGCCACCACAACCGTGGACTTCGGTGCGCTGGGACGCGCGGAGGTCAGGGCTGCGGCACGCGATCACGCTCTGCGTCTGCTTTACGATGCACTTCACGAGATGCCTGAAAACTAA
- a CDS encoding ammonium transporter, with protein sequence MNGADSAWIMTATALVLLMTLPGLALFYGGLVRARNVLSVFMHCYAIACLMSVLWFFVGYSIAFGPGESGLWGGLAKAGLNGVTVDSLSGTLPEVLFFAFQMTFAIITPALIVGAYVERIGFGFVLLFSGLWMLLCYAPVVHWVWGGGMLADGGIFGETGVRDFAGGIVVHETAGIAALILAVFLGARKNQTTPPHSPGMVMMGAALLWVGWFGFNGGSQLAADGGAAMAITVTHISAATASLTWALWEKVKFGKASLVGIVTGTIAGLASITPASGYVGPWEALLIGTVAGILCQEAVVLIRNKIKIDDTLDVMAVHGVGGIFGTIMIAVFGAGTYVAQLGSLAIVGVYTTIVTVVLIFVCRAITPLRVNEETETSGLDLTVHGERAYDMSS encoded by the coding sequence ATGAATGGTGCCGATTCTGCATGGATCATGACGGCCACAGCGCTTGTGCTGCTGATGACACTGCCGGGGCTTGCGCTCTTTTACGGAGGGCTGGTCAGGGCGCGCAATGTGCTCAGCGTATTCATGCACTGCTATGCAATTGCCTGTTTGATGAGCGTTCTGTGGTTCTTTGTGGGCTACTCGATCGCGTTCGGTCCCGGTGAAAGTGGCCTTTGGGGCGGTTTGGCCAAGGCGGGATTGAACGGTGTCACCGTCGACAGCCTGTCCGGCACCCTGCCCGAAGTACTGTTCTTTGCGTTCCAGATGACGTTTGCCATCATCACGCCCGCGCTGATTGTCGGTGCGTATGTCGAGCGTATCGGGTTCGGGTTTGTCCTGCTCTTCTCGGGGCTGTGGATGCTTTTGTGCTATGCACCGGTTGTACACTGGGTGTGGGGCGGCGGTATGCTCGCCGATGGCGGTATCTTTGGCGAAACCGGGGTGCGGGACTTTGCAGGGGGCATTGTCGTGCACGAAACAGCCGGCATCGCCGCACTGATCCTTGCCGTTTTTCTGGGCGCGCGGAAGAACCAGACGACACCACCGCACAGCCCGGGAATGGTCATGATGGGGGCTGCGCTTTTGTGGGTCGGTTGGTTCGGCTTTAATGGCGGTTCGCAATTGGCCGCGGACGGCGGCGCCGCGATGGCGATTACCGTGACGCACATTTCTGCCGCGACTGCGTCGCTGACCTGGGCGCTGTGGGAGAAGGTCAAGTTCGGTAAGGCATCGCTTGTCGGCATCGTGACCGGCACGATTGCCGGTCTTGCGTCGATCACGCCCGCGTCGGGTTATGTCGGCCCGTGGGAGGCGCTGTTGATCGGCACTGTTGCCGGCATCCTGTGTCAGGAGGCTGTTGTCCTGATCCGCAACAAGATCAAGATTGACGACACGCTCGATGTGATGGCGGTACACGGCGTTGGGGGTATCTTCGGCACGATCATGATCGCCGTGTTCGGTGCCGGAACCTACGTGGCACAGCTGGGGTCGCTGGCGATTGTGGGGGTTTATACAACAATCGTGACGGTCGTTCTGATCTTCGTCTGCCGGGCGATCACCCCGCTTCGCGTTAATGAAGAGACGGAAACGAGCGGGCTTGACCTGACCGTGCACGGTGAACGGGCCTACGACATGTCCAGCTGA
- a CDS encoding MmgE/PrpD family protein, whose product MGLTKRLIGFAGVDVPAPALAMMRLSVFDWAACGMAGANTPEFRSFVAAQCTEEGPAHLFGGNRIGAAGGALVNGTLSHALDYDDTHFAHIGHPSVAVLPAVFALGETLDASLDEVVAAGVVGVEASILVGVWLGREHYQIGYHQTATAGAFGATLAACRLLGLPAIQIRHALGLAASMASGIKGQFGTMAKPLNAGLAARTGVEAALWAQAGMTAAHDGLAGENGFGVTHHGAGQDVKLPRKDWAISEISHKFHACCHGLHATLEALAGSTVSTERLAAIRIRTHPRWMTVCNIAAPKTGLEAKFSYAQTTAMLLLGHDTSAQTSFTDAICRDAAVKALRDRIEVIPDDTLAETESRVTLQLDSGEVRRLRHDLATPMSLETRAAKLQTKGCGLLGDDLAEALWEASMGDDLSALTELFAAHPKT is encoded by the coding sequence ATGGGACTGACCAAACGGTTGATCGGTTTTGCGGGCGTCGATGTGCCTGCACCGGCCTTGGCGATGATGCGGCTTTCGGTGTTTGACTGGGCAGCCTGCGGAATGGCGGGGGCTAACACGCCCGAGTTCCGGTCTTTCGTCGCGGCGCAATGCACGGAGGAAGGCCCCGCACATCTTTTCGGGGGAAACAGGATCGGCGCGGCGGGTGGCGCGCTGGTCAATGGCACGCTCAGCCACGCGCTGGATTATGATGACACCCATTTCGCCCACATCGGCCATCCATCTGTCGCGGTACTGCCTGCCGTTTTTGCCTTGGGCGAAACGCTTGACGCGTCGCTGGACGAGGTCGTCGCCGCAGGTGTCGTGGGCGTCGAGGCGTCGATCCTCGTCGGTGTCTGGCTGGGGCGGGAACACTACCAGATCGGCTATCATCAAACGGCAACCGCAGGTGCCTTCGGGGCCACACTGGCGGCCTGTCGCTTGCTGGGATTGCCCGCGATACAGATCCGGCACGCGCTTGGTTTGGCCGCCTCGATGGCGTCCGGCATCAAGGGCCAATTCGGCACCATGGCCAAACCGTTGAATGCGGGACTGGCCGCGCGCACGGGCGTGGAGGCTGCACTTTGGGCGCAGGCCGGCATGACAGCGGCACATGACGGGCTGGCGGGGGAGAACGGCTTTGGAGTTACCCATCACGGGGCAGGGCAAGACGTAAAGCTTCCCCGAAAAGACTGGGCCATTTCAGAGATCAGCCATAAATTTCACGCATGTTGTCACGGGCTGCACGCAACACTCGAAGCTTTGGCGGGAAGTACCGTTTCGACGGAACGCTTGGCTGCCATCCGCATCCGCACCCACCCACGGTGGATGACCGTTTGCAATATCGCGGCACCAAAGACGGGGCTGGAGGCGAAATTCAGCTATGCCCAGACGACGGCGATGCTCCTTCTGGGTCATGATACCAGCGCGCAGACCAGCTTTACCGACGCAATTTGCCGCGATGCCGCTGTTAAGGCGTTGCGCGACAGGATCGAAGTGATCCCGGACGATACGCTGGCAGAGACGGAAAGCCGCGTCACGCTTCAGCTCGACAGCGGTGAAGTGCGGCGGCTGCGGCATGATCTTGCCACGCCAATGAGCCTCGAAACACGCGCGGCAAAGCTGCAAACCAAAGGCTGCGGGCTTTTGGGGGATGACCTTGCCGAGGCGCTTTGGGAGGCTTCGATGGGTGACGATCTATCGGCCCTCACGGAGCTTTTTGCCGCCCATCCAAAGACGTAA
- a CDS encoding type II toxin-antitoxin system RatA family toxin, which yields MPTHQETRVLPYTAQQMYDLVADVESYPKFLPWTAAARIKREDDMGDHRVMDADLVISFKVFRERFTSRVVLWPDDRKIDTEYLDGPFKYMKSNWSFADVESGCEVCFFVDFEFKNAILQRIIGVVFNEAMLRVVRAFEKRAAELYG from the coding sequence ATGCCAACCCACCAAGAGACCCGCGTGCTGCCCTACACCGCCCAGCAGATGTATGATCTGGTCGCCGATGTGGAATCCTATCCCAAATTTCTGCCCTGGACCGCAGCGGCCCGCATCAAGCGCGAAGACGATATGGGCGATCACCGTGTGATGGACGCCGATCTGGTCATCTCGTTCAAGGTGTTCCGTGAGCGTTTCACCAGCCGCGTCGTCTTGTGGCCCGATGACCGGAAAATCGATACGGAATATCTGGATGGTCCCTTCAAATACATGAAATCCAACTGGAGTTTCGCGGATGTAGAGAGCGGCTGCGAAGTCTGCTTTTTTGTGGATTTCGAATTCAAGAACGCGATTCTGCAGCGGATCATCGGGGTGGTTTTCAACGAGGCCATGCTGCGCGTGGTGCGGGCCTTTGAAAAACGCGCGGCAGAACTTTACGGCTGA
- the hpt gene encoding hypoxanthine phosphoribosyltransferase, which yields MPTRPYVIDEMISAKSIAARIEHMCHDIRAEFSDTDKLIVVGLLRGSFVFIADLVRELDLPIEVDFLEASSYGDGMESSREVRILKDLRGAIEGRDVLVVEDIVDTGHTLHHVTSLLRSRGPARLKTAALLDKPTRREVDLRADFTGFDIPDEFVVGYGIDFAQRNRNLPFIGKVRFTGDA from the coding sequence ATGCCCACGCGACCCTATGTCATAGACGAGATGATCTCGGCCAAATCCATCGCTGCGCGGATCGAGCACATGTGCCACGACATTCGCGCCGAATTCAGCGATACAGACAAGTTGATCGTTGTCGGCCTGCTGCGCGGATCGTTCGTTTTCATCGCGGATCTGGTTCGAGAGCTCGATCTGCCGATCGAAGTCGATTTTCTGGAGGCGTCAAGTTACGGCGACGGAATGGAAAGCAGCCGGGAAGTCCGCATTCTCAAGGACTTGCGCGGCGCAATTGAAGGACGCGATGTGCTTGTCGTCGAAGATATCGTAGACACCGGCCATACGCTGCACCACGTGACATCGCTTCTGCGGTCGCGCGGGCCTGCACGGCTCAAAACTGCTGCGTTGTTGGACAAACCGACCCGGCGGGAGGTCGATCTGCGAGCTGATTTCACCGGTTTCGATATTCCCGATGAATTTGTTGTGGGCTACGGAATCGATTTCGCACAGCGCAATCGCAATCTGCCCTTCATCGGCAAAGTCCGCTTTACCGGCGATGCTTGA
- the lipA gene encoding lipoyl synthase, which yields MRDLKIPDQRHPEKARRPDNPQPKKPTWIRVKAPGGKGYAETAKIMRDNKLVTVCEEAGCPNVGECWSQGHATMMIMGEVCTRACTFCNIATGKPPEALDAFEPGRVADAVQKLGLNHVVITSVDRDDVEDGGAEHFAQTIRAIRHRSPETTIEILTPDFIKCGPEALEKVVEARPDVFNHNLETVPGLYPEVRPGARYFHSLRLLQRVKELDPSMFTKSGIMVGLGEDRQSVVQVMDDMRAADIDFLTIGQYLQPTPKHHRVDRFVHPDEFAAYEKAAYGKGFLMVSATPLTRSSYHAGDDFARLRDARNAKLGIA from the coding sequence ATGCGTGATCTGAAAATCCCCGACCAGCGGCACCCGGAAAAAGCCCGCAGGCCCGACAATCCGCAGCCCAAAAAGCCTACGTGGATTCGGGTCAAGGCACCGGGCGGCAAGGGATACGCCGAAACCGCCAAGATCATGCGCGACAACAAACTGGTCACTGTCTGCGAGGAAGCCGGCTGCCCGAATGTCGGCGAGTGCTGGAGTCAGGGGCACGCGACCATGATGATCATGGGGGAAGTCTGCACGCGCGCCTGCACGTTCTGCAACATTGCGACCGGCAAGCCCCCCGAAGCGCTCGATGCCTTTGAGCCGGGTCGGGTGGCTGACGCAGTGCAAAAACTCGGCCTCAACCACGTGGTCATTACCAGCGTCGACCGCGATGACGTCGAAGACGGCGGAGCAGAGCATTTTGCCCAAACCATCCGTGCCATCCGGCACCGCAGCCCTGAGACCACGATCGAGATTCTGACGCCCGACTTTATCAAATGTGGCCCCGAAGCGCTTGAAAAGGTTGTCGAAGCACGACCAGACGTATTCAATCACAACCTCGAAACCGTGCCGGGTCTGTACCCCGAAGTCCGCCCGGGTGCGCGCTACTTCCATAGCTTGCGTCTGCTTCAGCGGGTCAAGGAACTGGATCCGTCGATGTTCACCAAATCCGGCATCATGGTCGGGCTTGGCGAAGATCGCCAATCTGTAGTGCAGGTCATGGATGACATGCGCGCCGCCGATATCGATTTCCTGACCATCGGACAGTACCTGCAACCCACACCCAAACACCACCGCGTCGATCGTTTCGTACATCCCGATGAATTCGCAGCCTATGAAAAAGCGGCCTATGGCAAGGGCTTCCTGATGGTGTCGGCCACACCGCTCACGCGGTCAAGCTACCACGCGGGCGATGATTTTGCGCGCTTGCGTGATGCGCGGAACGCAAAGCTGGGCATCGCCTGA